The proteins below are encoded in one region of Nitrososphaerota archaeon:
- a CDS encoding zinc ribbon domain-containing protein — protein MKAGASSFKVVFKLGGKVTGSKSTKDRGEAELWRSGWIGYGILPYGVPSFGAPGICSKCGQGDLGNKINARVCAGCGWSFGLCKCTPMNEVPRCPACKRDLPVVAGYCPYCGTPLNSTKDDGPTRHLMFPGRRVNVSPTRVLATQGRPSSNMGRARLATVSGVYSRDAKARSWK, from the coding sequence GTGAAGGCAGGAGCCTCCTCCTTCAAGGTTGTGTTCAAGCTGGGCGGAAAGGTGACCGGCTCGAAATCTACCAAGGACCGAGGAGAGGCTGAACTATGGAGGTCAGGATGGATCGGGTACGGTATACTCCCATACGGAGTTCCGTCATTCGGGGCTCCCGGGATATGCAGCAAGTGCGGACAAGGAGACCTGGGGAACAAGATCAACGCCAGGGTCTGCGCGGGGTGTGGGTGGTCCTTCGGGCTCTGTAAGTGCACCCCTATGAATGAAGTTCCAAGGTGCCCCGCGTGCAAGCGCGACCTTCCGGTGGTGGCAGGGTACTGCCCCTACTGTGGAACACCTCTCAACTCCACGAAGGATGACGGCCCCACGAGGCATCTGATGTTCCCTGGACGGCGCGTCAATGTGTCCCCTACGCGTGTCCTTGCAACCCAGGGGAGGCCCTCCAGTAACATGGGCCGCGCACGCCTGGCAACAGTTAGCGGAGTCTACAGTAGGGACGCGAAGGCAAGGAGCTGGAAATGA
- a CDS encoding endonuclease/exonuclease/phosphatase family protein: MKQSESVDMFCFQEVLMEPRTATPDAVKVMEKHGGKAPVYDLYQRIQKALPDFSGVPSTEYIDNGGRLAIFFRKGISLAGYGESKVLDAITNENLLGTGATMSQSVRLQWAKLPNGLLVANTHGAFIWGIYGDCLERAAQSRRWLALLERLHGKKLLVGDLNLKPELEGTRILEAKMRNLVKENNVTTTRSLLSAKDPHGLINDYVFTSPDLYVKKFEVLPDVVSDHLPLLIEVDC, encoded by the coding sequence ATGAAGCAATCAGAGTCTGTGGACATGTTTTGCTTCCAGGAGGTCCTCATGGAACCGCGGACCGCCACGCCTGACGCTGTGAAAGTAATGGAGAAGCATGGGGGAAAAGCACCTGTCTATGACCTCTACCAGCGGATACAGAAAGCTCTCCCTGACTTCTCCGGTGTACCATCAACGGAGTATATCGATAATGGCGGCCGCCTCGCTATCTTCTTCCGGAAGGGGATAAGCTTAGCAGGTTATGGTGAATCAAAGGTATTGGATGCCATAACTAACGAGAATCTGCTAGGGACCGGGGCAACAATGTCTCAGAGCGTAAGGCTGCAATGGGCGAAGCTTCCCAATGGACTCCTGGTAGCCAATACTCATGGGGCGTTCATTTGGGGGATATACGGCGACTGTCTTGAAAGGGCTGCCCAGTCACGTAGATGGCTGGCGCTCCTCGAGAGGTTGCATGGAAAGAAGTTGCTGGTGGGTGACCTCAATCTGAAGCCAGAGCTTGAGGGGACCAGGATACTTGAGGCAAAGATGCGCAATCTCGTCAAAGAGAACAATGTGACAACAACGAGATCTTTGCTTTCAGCCAAAGATCCACACGGGCTCATCAATGATTATGTATTCACGTCGCCCGACCTCTATGTGAAGAAGTTCGAAGTACTTCCGGACGTCGTCTCTGATCACTTGCCGCTTCTGATAGAAGTCGACTGCTAG
- a CDS encoding DUF4326 domain-containing protein translates to MSIIPCGGSNCPVLRVTPKYPFRVRMLRQKGFKLPPNTKRIDRTTKAGNPYKLEGCDCNKVKGIHGHTREESVQLYRMYAAVKLKHDPGWLEPWRGKNVACFCKIDEACHGDVVLDLANSPPSRTATAMSK, encoded by the coding sequence ATGAGCATCATACCGTGCGGGGGTTCTAATTGCCCGGTACTCCGGGTTACCCCAAAGTACCCCTTCAGAGTAAGGATGTTGCGGCAGAAGGGGTTCAAACTCCCGCCCAACACGAAGAGAATAGACAGGACGACGAAAGCAGGCAACCCGTACAAGCTTGAGGGGTGTGATTGCAACAAAGTGAAGGGGATCCATGGGCACACGCGAGAAGAAAGCGTCCAACTCTACAGGATGTATGCTGCTGTGAAGCTGAAGCATGATCCAGGGTGGCTGGAACCGTGGCGTGGAAAGAACGTCGCATGCTTCTGCAAGATCGATGAAGCGTGCCATGGAGACGTCGTTTTGGACCTTGCAAACAGTCCCCCGAGCAGAACAGCTACTGCTATGTCGAAGTAG
- a CDS encoding site-2 protease family protein encodes MDRIGKSRAVSRFSWIMLYILPLAAAAGVLLFASELGVLLLTSRGVEAATSVRAVGPLANLAIPGLNPYLPLVYGWLALVVGLVTHEAAHGIVARSLGVPVKSAGLIMFLCIPIGAFVEVDEVAMKAARPAASLRILAAGVGDNLVIGMLSLLALVGVVSTMTPVVGNANYALLSATASRYSSALWHNPLLYLCIPTLSLCQPMTPYSAALAGSYTSPLGGMLVPLANLFYWLFFLNFSLAIFNALPIPIFDGGQAFKIWVRAVAGSRLNDKGLSIVTRLVNIAVISLILAVILVPYAM; translated from the coding sequence ATGGACCGCATAGGCAAGAGCCGGGCTGTCAGCAGGTTCAGTTGGATCATGCTCTACATCCTGCCTCTGGCGGCTGCTGCGGGCGTGTTGCTCTTCGCTTCTGAGCTTGGCGTCCTTCTGCTAACATCAAGGGGGGTAGAAGCTGCCACGTCAGTGAGGGCCGTAGGGCCGCTTGCTAACCTGGCTATACCGGGGCTCAACCCGTACTTGCCGCTGGTGTATGGTTGGCTGGCACTTGTAGTAGGGTTAGTAACGCATGAAGCGGCGCATGGTATAGTGGCCAGGAGCCTGGGGGTACCTGTGAAGTCTGCTGGGCTGATCATGTTTCTGTGCATACCTATAGGCGCGTTCGTTGAAGTTGACGAAGTAGCAATGAAGGCCGCGAGGCCAGCTGCTTCTTTGCGTATCCTTGCGGCTGGCGTAGGTGACAATCTGGTAATCGGAATGCTAAGTCTTCTTGCCCTTGTGGGTGTCGTGTCGACCATGACTCCTGTTGTCGGGAATGCCAACTACGCGCTGCTGTCTGCGACAGCGTCGAGGTACTCGTCGGCTCTTTGGCACAACCCTCTCCTGTACCTATGCATCCCCACCCTGTCGCTCTGCCAGCCGATGACGCCTTACTCTGCGGCCCTGGCAGGATCATACACCTCTCCACTGGGTGGTATGCTTGTGCCCCTTGCGAACCTGTTCTACTGGTTGTTCTTTCTCAACTTCAGCTTGGCGATATTCAATGCGCTTCCGATACCTATATTCGATGGGGGTCAGGCGTTCAAAATATGGGTCAGGGCGGTTGCCGGTTCCAGACTGAACGACAAGGGGTTGAGCATCGTGACAAGGCTTGTCAACATAGCTGTGATCTCTCTCATACTTGCTGTTATACTCGTTCCGTATGCGATGTAA
- a CDS encoding ZIP family metal transporter, whose amino-acid sequence MAGIIPILVAAATFFSTMFGGYLALKHGRDLFLFIAFAGGALVSIAFFDLLPTAIGMNLGSTNWVLVATMVGFLYYHVIQRGIAAHNHARAMHEQPAPVMGKVGAGTMVLHSFFDGVGIGFGFQVSYAVGALVAFAVIAHDFSDGLNTTTMMLRHGNTKGAAKRFLEADAIAPMIGVLASFMVPASSVALSYILAFFAGEFLSIGASDLLPEAHTHEKSWRMIGLTMLGAAVIFAVTRFA is encoded by the coding sequence ATGGCGGGCATCATACCGATACTCGTAGCGGCCGCCACCTTCTTCTCAACTATGTTCGGCGGGTATCTAGCCCTAAAGCATGGTCGGGACCTCTTTCTCTTCATTGCATTCGCGGGCGGGGCTCTGGTCAGCATCGCGTTCTTTGACCTCCTTCCGACCGCCATAGGAATGAACCTGGGGTCAACCAACTGGGTACTAGTGGCTACCATGGTGGGGTTCCTGTACTACCACGTGATCCAGAGGGGGATAGCTGCGCACAACCACGCAAGGGCAATGCACGAACAGCCAGCCCCAGTCATGGGAAAGGTAGGCGCAGGGACGATGGTCCTTCATAGTTTCTTCGACGGAGTCGGCATAGGGTTCGGTTTCCAAGTTAGCTATGCTGTAGGAGCTCTGGTAGCTTTTGCTGTCATCGCCCACGACTTTTCTGATGGGCTCAACACTACCACCATGATGCTCAGGCACGGCAACACAAAGGGGGCCGCAAAACGCTTTCTCGAGGCCGACGCCATAGCCCCTATGATAGGCGTCCTGGCAAGTTTCATGGTCCCGGCATCGTCAGTGGCACTTTCGTACATACTTGCATTCTTTGCAGGAGAATTCCTCAGCATAGGTGCCAGCGACCTCCTTCCCGAAGCGCACACACATGAAAAGTCATGGAGAATGATAGGACTGACTATGCTCGGGGCGGCAGTCATTTTCGCTGTTACCCGCTTCGCTTGA
- a CDS encoding 4-vinyl reductase: MVAGKFPKEVMIGRYDPTVSQVQIVAIVDTVGRSAELQVAAARLGVNFKHIDVHSVYGNGRAIFNAFAVLENTTLSAGKLETELRKTGYTINVNVVAGKAGALVDTLAFPVIWGGQRGIFMRQKAVLNMFSGIRSMLGKQGDMLLYNSGYAYGSDLSRFLTDVTGAEKMLETWVYALMLLSAGGWGVPDVEPGGTHITISECFECAGRKADQGICNFMRGMLTGFMEPTVGKLISIKEIACAAKGDNECKFLLDFGNPVSGQNQQ; encoded by the coding sequence GTGGTTGCAGGCAAGTTTCCTAAGGAGGTAATGATCGGCCGTTATGATCCCACTGTTAGTCAGGTACAGATAGTGGCAATAGTCGATACGGTCGGTCGTTCTGCTGAGCTGCAGGTCGCCGCTGCCAGGCTTGGCGTCAACTTCAAGCACATAGACGTGCACTCTGTATATGGAAATGGGCGTGCCATATTCAATGCATTCGCGGTCCTCGAGAATACGACGCTCTCGGCTGGAAAGCTTGAAACCGAGTTAAGGAAGACAGGCTATACGATCAACGTCAACGTAGTAGCAGGAAAAGCCGGGGCACTTGTTGACACTCTGGCATTCCCGGTGATATGGGGCGGGCAGCGGGGCATATTCATGAGACAAAAAGCTGTTCTGAACATGTTCTCAGGGATCAGGTCCATGCTTGGCAAGCAAGGCGACATGCTCCTCTACAACAGTGGGTACGCATATGGCAGCGACCTCAGCAGATTCCTCACGGACGTTACAGGGGCTGAGAAGATGCTTGAGACATGGGTCTATGCCCTGATGCTGCTTTCAGCCGGAGGATGGGGGGTACCAGATGTCGAACCGGGCGGCACTCACATAACTATTTCAGAGTGTTTCGAATGTGCAGGGCGAAAGGCTGACCAGGGCATATGTAACTTCATGAGAGGTATGCTCACAGGGTTTATGGAGCCGACAGTAGGAAAGCTGATCAGCATAAAGGAGATCGCATGCGCCGCAAAGGGCGACAATGAATGCAAGTTCTTGCTTGACTTCGGAAATCCAGTTAGCGGACAAAATCAGCAATAG
- the tnpA gene encoding IS200/IS605 family transposase, whose product MSKGYTRAATKVHFMHYHFVWSPKYRRPVLVGNVETRLKGLILEKAIELGCTIIALEVMPDHVHLFLQADPTISPNKIVGMIKGYSSRVLRKEFPELRSRLPTLWTRSYFVSTHGHVSSDTIKRYVEEQKSV is encoded by the coding sequence ATGTCGAAGGGATACACCAGGGCTGCGACGAAGGTCCATTTCATGCATTACCACTTCGTTTGGAGCCCGAAGTACCGAAGGCCTGTCCTGGTCGGGAATGTCGAGACCAGGCTGAAGGGCCTGATATTGGAGAAGGCGATCGAATTGGGGTGCACCATTATAGCGCTCGAGGTTATGCCGGATCATGTGCACTTGTTCCTTCAGGCGGACCCCACGATTTCACCCAACAAGATAGTCGGGATGATAAAGGGCTACAGCTCAAGAGTTCTTCGAAAGGAGTTCCCAGAGCTCCGTTCCAGGCTCCCGACGCTTTGGACCAGGTCGTACTTCGTCTCGACCCACGGGCATGTTTCTTCAGACACGATAAAGCGGTATGTGGAGGAGCAGAAGAGCGTTTGA
- a CDS encoding SemiSWEET transporter, which translates to MFFITLLGLVAAVLTTYSSVPQFWRAWKTKKTNDISLQMYVLLAIGFAIWLVYGLAIWSIPIIIANGFSVVFASMILSLKLRFG; encoded by the coding sequence ATGTTTTTCATCACATTACTAGGGCTTGTTGCAGCAGTTTTGACAACTTACTCATCAGTCCCGCAGTTTTGGAGAGCTTGGAAGACCAAGAAGACCAATGACATATCTCTTCAGATGTACGTGCTTCTCGCCATCGGGTTTGCCATCTGGCTTGTCTACGGTCTTGCCATTTGGTCAATCCCGATTATAATTGCCAATGGGTTCAGTGTCGTCTTCGCTTCTATGATTCTGTCGCTCAAGCTTCGCTTTGGTTGA
- a CDS encoding NUDIX domain-containing protein, producing MNKGPEVVVAGIVSRDGVILMTQSHKWNDKYSIPGGHVENGETVFQALKREMKEETGIDIISADLIAIGDFIPEEYYQNKHFVALLFRCYPLQLADVKINEEAYKYEWVPIDAAKDYPLTGPSALALKKMFGPVIEHYEEKQAHA from the coding sequence GTGAACAAGGGACCAGAAGTTGTAGTCGCCGGGATAGTTTCACGCGATGGCGTAATACTCATGACCCAGAGCCACAAGTGGAATGACAAGTATTCAATACCTGGGGGGCATGTGGAAAATGGAGAGACTGTTTTCCAGGCCCTGAAACGCGAAATGAAGGAAGAAACAGGTATTGACATAATATCTGCCGACCTGATTGCAATAGGCGACTTCATCCCTGAAGAGTATTACCAAAACAAGCATTTTGTAGCATTATTGTTCAGATGCTACCCGCTGCAGTTAGCTGATGTCAAGATCAACGAAGAAGCTTACAAGTACGAGTGGGTGCCAATCGACGCGGCCAAGGACTACCCGCTAACGGGCCCCAGTGCACTGGCACTGAAAAAGATGTTCGGCCCAGTTATAGAACATTACGAAGAAAAGCAGGCGCATGCCTAG
- a CDS encoding alpha/beta fold hydrolase has product MRARRRIPSVKGGISVVVDYPRGQPGALAVLIPGYLDSKDYHGLRALAEGLCSDGYAVVRFDPTGTWGSAGRIEDYTVTRVLEDVRTVIDYMVKGRLMPVLVAGHSMGGTEAILYAAKDKRVVDVMAIMPSNRLAERRGWARTGVRVSERDLPRRHGTRMFRVPESYIDDKSRYDLLGAVKQVKVPIVFIAGADDTVCPPKEVEEIYNSANDPKYFAVLPGVDHDYRLDVNEAVKVSEQILHHSLAFELLRNARGQSPVELVRDLYFMMWHSFPDVQLEDVVKSFKAKDDIAGTREALSYLVTYFKDYQSDANVIADVMAIILATQSEPAAGPGRLQYRAAKRMVEAIRMAPDIAPLKNASKLLGRSFKAGVYDRGIEELVHFADNAEAYLTKVSKQVGPLVSTELGAPPPIER; this is encoded by the coding sequence GTGCGAGCGAGGAGGAGGATTCCGTCTGTGAAGGGGGGTATTTCTGTGGTTGTGGATTATCCGAGGGGGCAGCCGGGTGCTTTGGCGGTTCTGATTCCGGGGTATCTGGATTCGAAGGATTATCATGGTTTGCGGGCGTTGGCGGAGGGGTTGTGTAGTGATGGTTATGCTGTTGTCAGGTTTGACCCGACGGGTACGTGGGGTAGTGCTGGGCGGATTGAGGATTATACGGTGACGCGGGTTCTTGAGGATGTGAGGACTGTGATAGATTATATGGTGAAGGGCAGGCTTATGCCTGTTCTTGTTGCTGGGCATAGTATGGGGGGTACGGAGGCGATCCTGTATGCCGCGAAGGACAAGCGGGTTGTTGACGTGATGGCGATAATGCCGTCGAATCGCCTTGCTGAGAGACGGGGATGGGCTAGGACGGGGGTGAGGGTTTCTGAGAGGGATTTGCCGCGCCGCCATGGCACGAGAATGTTCAGGGTGCCGGAGTCCTATATTGATGACAAGTCTAGGTATGATCTCTTGGGTGCTGTCAAGCAGGTCAAGGTGCCTATTGTCTTCATAGCTGGCGCCGATGATACGGTCTGTCCGCCAAAGGAGGTGGAGGAGATCTACAACAGTGCCAATGATCCGAAGTATTTTGCGGTGTTGCCTGGGGTCGACCATGATTACCGGCTGGATGTTAATGAAGCGGTCAAGGTGAGCGAGCAGATACTGCATCATAGCTTGGCGTTCGAACTGCTTCGGAATGCACGAGGGCAGAGTCCTGTTGAGCTGGTCAGGGACCTCTACTTCATGATGTGGCATTCGTTTCCTGATGTCCAATTGGAGGACGTTGTGAAGAGCTTCAAGGCGAAGGATGATATTGCCGGGACGCGGGAAGCACTGTCATACCTTGTGACATACTTCAAGGACTATCAAAGTGACGCGAATGTAATAGCAGATGTCATGGCGATAATCCTTGCCACGCAGTCCGAGCCGGCTGCAGGACCAGGAAGACTGCAATACAGGGCGGCTAAGCGGATGGTCGAAGCTATCAGAATGGCTCCTGATATAGCGCCTCTCAAGAACGCCAGCAAGCTTCTGGGCCGCTCATTCAAAGCAGGTGTGTATGACCGTGGCATCGAAGAGTTGGTGCACTTTGCCGATAATGCTGAGGCGTATTTGACCAAGGTCAGCAAACAGGTAGGTCCATTGGTCAGCACTGAACTCGGGGCTCCGCCGCCTATTGAGAGATAG
- a CDS encoding IS1 family transposase gives MHAVLQLLEEEADIMRHSTVPLTVVEESRPRCNVCGSWNVGRAGKTFRATRQDIVQAYKCRRCGSTWRAGTFRGCWLPYDFVKPALDMARLGFSHRTIAMAVAEWSGRETVTGTTIANWVRRFGVEEPVSRPREPGKELLEAVKKQSKGPWVRLSDFGLMRRVKFGPEIRLKTKGYLSENGLYTVRECTRVARKLGVPLDALERYVVSVSAGVSGRSKPMNVTLPFQASGGHAFLLGLFHASGGIGGNTLHFAIDREVGEHLQSPRFINQVHETPVAVSQGKKPHGTRSYTYSLVMLDVLKALGLRTVKPIQLGDGKFVPSRHLTMVVPSWVRRELPSLHAFTEGYINGIKTTAGLAGREERRGLGSTPYLVTYSNVKVSFCNYNKQDLDRFVGIVVRHFRDLGVDGWLSRTRYDGRRMHHYSYAFHTLPQLAAFNARFMILRPMVRIKLALRLSKDPILNHITQRIRDIDAYVLGTVLEGPKTVPELAVLSPRRPYNMTTEQFLGPSVSRLVRMGVLKKAGNLLKYEPTVFATELAREYASRAKKKSDMKKSLDGKPLYYCPGCRAVGDTPKCVSCGALRPRCTKAELRRLWDPKAESIARSLLMAIPGGQR, from the coding sequence GTGCACGCCGTGCTTCAACTCTTGGAAGAAGAAGCTGATATCATGAGACATTCAACGGTCCCCCTGACAGTGGTAGAGGAATCCCGCCCGCGGTGCAACGTGTGTGGATCCTGGAACGTCGGAAGAGCCGGAAAGACATTCAGGGCTACAAGACAGGATATAGTGCAGGCCTACAAGTGTCGAAGGTGCGGGTCAACCTGGAGGGCAGGGACGTTCAGGGGGTGCTGGCTCCCATACGATTTCGTCAAGCCGGCGCTCGACATGGCTAGGCTCGGTTTCAGCCACAGGACGATAGCAATGGCCGTGGCCGAGTGGTCCGGTAGGGAGACAGTGACTGGTACCACCATCGCCAACTGGGTAAGGCGCTTCGGAGTGGAAGAGCCGGTCTCCAGGCCCCGTGAACCTGGCAAGGAGTTGCTTGAAGCCGTCAAGAAGCAATCGAAAGGACCTTGGGTCCGCCTCTCCGACTTCGGTCTCATGAGACGGGTCAAGTTCGGCCCTGAGATACGATTGAAAACGAAGGGGTACTTGTCTGAAAACGGTCTTTACACCGTCAGGGAGTGCACCAGAGTAGCTCGTAAGCTGGGGGTACCCCTTGATGCCCTCGAGAGGTACGTCGTGTCGGTTTCTGCCGGGGTATCGGGCAGGTCAAAGCCCATGAATGTAACGCTACCGTTCCAGGCATCTGGGGGTCATGCGTTCTTGCTAGGACTGTTTCATGCCAGCGGCGGGATCGGGGGAAACACGTTGCACTTCGCTATAGACAGAGAGGTTGGCGAGCACCTACAGTCCCCGCGGTTCATTAACCAGGTCCATGAGACGCCTGTAGCTGTCTCTCAAGGAAAGAAACCCCATGGCACTAGGTCGTACACTTACAGCCTTGTGATGCTCGACGTCCTGAAGGCGCTTGGGCTGCGTACAGTAAAGCCCATCCAACTCGGAGATGGTAAGTTTGTGCCGTCGCGGCATCTCACCATGGTAGTCCCCAGTTGGGTGCGCCGTGAGTTACCCTCCCTACATGCATTCACAGAGGGGTACATCAACGGTATCAAGACCACCGCCGGGCTTGCAGGAAGAGAAGAACGCCGCGGTTTAGGTTCTACGCCTTACCTCGTTACTTATTCAAATGTGAAAGTGTCGTTCTGCAACTACAACAAGCAAGACCTGGACCGGTTCGTTGGCATCGTCGTCAGGCACTTCAGGGACTTGGGGGTGGACGGCTGGCTAAGCCGGACAAGATATGACGGAAGACGGATGCACCACTACAGCTACGCATTCCACACACTGCCCCAACTGGCGGCGTTCAACGCGAGGTTCATGATACTGAGACCAATGGTAAGGATAAAGCTGGCGCTGAGGCTCTCCAAGGATCCCATACTCAATCACATAACCCAGAGAATCAGAGACATAGACGCGTATGTCCTTGGCACGGTCTTGGAAGGACCAAAAACGGTGCCAGAGTTGGCTGTGCTGAGCCCAAGGAGACCGTACAACATGACAACAGAGCAATTCCTCGGACCATCGGTCAGCAGACTGGTGAGGATGGGAGTGCTGAAGAAGGCCGGAAATCTATTGAAGTACGAGCCCACTGTGTTCGCCACCGAACTGGCACGGGAGTACGCGAGCCGGGCCAAGAAGAAATCCGACATGAAGAAGTCGTTAGATGGAAAGCCATTGTATTATTGCCCTGGGTGTAGAGCCGTAGGAGATACGCCAAAGTGTGTGTCATGTGGTGCCCTGAGGCCGCGTTGTACTAAAGCGGAGCTTCGGAGGCTGTGGGACCCGAAGGCAGAATCAATAGCAAGGAGCCTGCTCATGGCTATACCTGGTGGCCAACGTTGA
- a CDS encoding NUDIX domain-containing protein, with protein sequence MFAMDISAEPVLMVGVIIAREDGKLLIHKSENWRGKYTFPGGKVMYGETLEEAVIRTAQEETGITVADPKLLLVMEMIDDPESSARSSHIVGFGFTCTVGLMPGKRLETAVSFEWADAHEAEKMDMVTWARKALEKYTSGNTRLQFGSRVARDLKDAIDMEPD encoded by the coding sequence ATGTTTGCCATGGATATCAGCGCCGAACCAGTGCTTATGGTTGGTGTTATCATCGCTCGAGAGGACGGCAAACTACTCATCCACAAGTCAGAAAACTGGCGTGGTAAGTACACGTTCCCAGGGGGAAAGGTGATGTATGGGGAGACGTTAGAGGAAGCTGTGATCAGAACGGCCCAGGAAGAGACCGGGATAACTGTAGCTGATCCAAAGCTCCTTCTTGTGATGGAGATGATAGACGATCCGGAGAGTTCAGCTCGTTCGAGTCATATAGTCGGCTTTGGTTTCACATGCACTGTAGGTCTGATGCCTGGCAAGAGACTTGAAACAGCCGTATCATTTGAATGGGCGGACGCGCATGAAGCGGAGAAAATGGACATGGTCACATGGGCCCGAAAGGCTCTTGAGAAATATACGAGCGGCAACACCAGGCTCCAGTTCGGGAGCAGAGTCGCCCGTGATCTGAAAGATGCCATCGACATGGAGCCTGACTAG
- a CDS encoding deoxynucleoside kinase, whose amino-acid sequence MSGYIVFGGCLGSGKTTLARLLAERLKAETVMEDVDGHPLIDDFYNDPAAYSLQTEMIFVVMHYHQIMKGVDSGKFNKVVVSDLLFDGDDAYARAALKGDDLEALTGLTSELRGRLPKPGLVVFLRASTAFLMKTSRLRGRDYEKTMTVEHLERMNSAFDEFTKSYNSAPKVIVNAEKMYDIGHGAACLELEKIVKHELGVGSIV is encoded by the coding sequence ATGTCGGGGTACATAGTCTTCGGTGGGTGCCTTGGGTCCGGGAAGACTACTCTGGCAAGGCTGTTGGCGGAGCGGCTGAAGGCTGAGACTGTCATGGAAGATGTGGATGGGCATCCGTTGATAGACGATTTCTATAATGATCCTGCGGCATACTCGCTTCAGACTGAGATGATTTTTGTTGTAATGCACTATCATCAGATCATGAAGGGGGTAGATTCCGGCAAGTTCAACAAGGTGGTCGTGAGTGATTTGCTCTTTGATGGCGACGACGCCTATGCCAGGGCTGCACTTAAGGGCGATGACCTGGAGGCATTAACAGGTCTCACATCCGAACTCAGAGGGCGGCTACCGAAGCCTGGTCTTGTTGTGTTCCTCCGGGCATCTACGGCGTTTTTGATGAAGACTTCACGGCTGAGAGGCAGGGACTATGAGAAGACGATGACCGTGGAGCATTTGGAGCGGATGAATTCTGCTTTTGACGAGTTCACGAAGTCCTACAACAGCGCACCGAAGGTGATAGTTAATGCCGAAAAGATGTACGATATCGGGCACGGTGCTGCATGTTTGGAGCTAGAGAAGATCGTAAAACATGAGTTGGGGGTTGGCAGTATTGTCTGA
- a CDS encoding deoxynucleoside kinase, with product MSDYVVIGGPLASGKTTLAWHLAGQTGAKLLAERFSDHPIIEDFYMDPKRYALQAEMIFTIMHYHDIAKATKDGDFNGAVVSDLFFDGVEAYTGYTLAPGDRDPFMKLFRPLQARAPVPSIVVYLDASTEFLMDRVKWRGRKYEMPITFEYLDGVNTAFKEFIKTYRRAPTITVDAEKLYAMGAEHAAKVLDDIISERAIRLKQQD from the coding sequence TTGTCTGATTACGTGGTAATAGGGGGTCCGTTGGCCTCTGGAAAGACGACCCTGGCCTGGCACCTTGCCGGTCAGACCGGTGCCAAGCTTCTCGCTGAGCGTTTTTCCGATCATCCCATTATCGAAGACTTCTATATGGACCCGAAGAGATATGCCCTTCAGGCCGAGATGATATTCACGATCATGCATTATCATGACATAGCAAAAGCCACCAAAGACGGAGACTTCAACGGTGCTGTCGTCAGTGACCTGTTTTTCGATGGTGTTGAAGCGTACACAGGTTACACACTTGCCCCTGGTGACAGGGACCCATTCATGAAACTGTTCAGGCCTCTTCAGGCAAGGGCGCCGGTGCCAAGCATAGTCGTGTATCTTGACGCAAGCACGGAATTTCTCATGGACAGGGTAAAATGGAGGGGGCGAAAATACGAAATGCCCATAACATTTGAGTACCTAGACGGTGTGAACACGGCATTCAAGGAGTTCATCAAGACTTACAGGCGTGCGCCGACAATTACTGTAGACGCAGAGAAACTCTATGCCATGGGGGCTGAGCATGCAGCCAAGGTACTAGATGATATTATCAGTGAACGTGCCATCCGCTTAAAACAACAGGACTAG